The Rhododendron vialii isolate Sample 1 chromosome 1a, ASM3025357v1 region ATGGTAGAAATGATCTAGTTAGCCATTCCACGACAGAAACTTGCTTACTCGCCGAAAACGGCATGCACTTTCAACCGGTCTAGTCAAGGCATGGCAAGCGGATTGcttgcttgtcaccgggcaaaGCAAGGCATGACACAACGCTATCGAGcaaaaaactagatttcctccCCCGTTTTGCTTCAATTGGTATTGCTTTCACGTCCCGTAGGTAATGCTCGAAAAAAGAGCGAAAACGGCATGCTCTTTCAACCGGTCTAGCTAGCGGTGCTTGTCACCGGATAAGGCAAGGCATGTTACGACTCTATCGGGCAAAAACTAGAGTTCCTCACCTGTTTTGCTTCAGAAACTTGATTACTCCTTCAGTCCAACAAACTACATAATGTGATACAACAaaaattttcgttttttttttgcatgtgcGTGCGCGCGCGCGCTTGGCAGGTTCTACAAAAAGTTTGCTTAAAATAGGAAAGTGACAAGAAATGAAGCAAAGGGAGAGTTAATTGGAATTCACTATATTAACCGTGGTGCACTAAGAACAGAGGCCCAGAGTGTCAAATTTTACATAAAATTGCACCATATAAATTGTATATGGTCGTTGATCCACCATATAAATTGCATAAATGGAAGGCAAGAAAGGGGGAGCATCAAGGGTTAGTTTGGTGGTAGGTGGGTTTGTTCCCCTCACAATTGACTAGGATTCGATTCTAAGAGTCAGgttgcaagaaagtaatttcttatgAATTTTCTAGTCATGGCGTGAATGACCTGCCTTTGACTTGATCGGATAAGGGATTAGTTGATGTGCGCATAAACTGACCCGGACATTCGGACtgtcaaaaacaaagaaaggcaAGAAAGGGGGCTCTCCTGGGGACAAAAAGGAAAggaaccaaaataaaataaaattcttccATAAGTCTCCAAAGGGCAGTCCAAAGCAGGAAAATAAGACTGCCTATCTTCCagggaaaatggaaaaagacaGAAGGGAGCTGCTCCACATCTGACTGAGTAATTCCCCAAATTAAGAAGCAAACACTGAACTCTCAAGTCAAAACCAGTATTCCCCATACCAAACACGGCGAACTAAACCATCCGCATAAATTTATTTTCACTAgctaaaaaaaatcttaactCTCTTTTAAGTAAATTTAGTTATCACTGAAATCAGAAAATCTTTACTCTTCAATTAATTTAGAAAACAATTTCTAGAGTTGAGTTAATTATTTTCCCTGTGGATCGAAACCCATAATACAATTTTACTACCAAGTTCCATTTTGCGCATTTTACGGGTTATATTCATCTTGGTTTTGACACGATGAGAGCCCCTGCTGTCAAACCCCCCTTCATAGTTTGAAAAGTGATAGACCAAACTGAACAAGGCTACACAAATCCAACACGAGAATCATTGCTCACAAAGTGATCCATAATCCATCTATGGAACGGAGATGATCCTGGTTTAATTTGTTCCTTAAGTAGTCTTCATCTAACATATGGTTTGTTTGCGTGGTGTTCCATTCTCTACCAAAGGATAACCATGAGGAGAATGACATGTTGACTGTTAGCTGACCTGCTCTAACAAATCCCCGTTTTACCCTTGGAAGGAGACCCTTATGTTTAATAACAAAGAAGAATCTATCTCCAAACCAAGAACTAACCATCCATTGCAGCAAGCAAGAAGCTCTTCCTGAAATTGGTAAATGACTTCCACACCGGTATCAGTTTATTTTCTGATACTTTTATTTGCTTGCTTGAATCCCCTAGCCATGGCTGTAGATGAAAACGAGTTCATGTACAAAGGCTTCAATGGAGCCAACATTAGCCTTGAAGGGGTTGCAAAAATCCATTCCAATGGTCTTTTGCAGCTAACCAATTTTTCAGAGCATCAAATCGGTCGTGCTTTCTACAAGCATCCTATAAGATTCAATACATCTTCGTCCACCTTACCGCAAGCTCTTTCATTTTCCACCCATTTTGTGTTTGCCATTGTTCctgagaaaacaaaacagagtTCTGATGGAATGGCCTTCACCATCTCACCATCTATGCATTTCAACCAAGCCGTAGGAAACCAGTATTTTGGGCTCCTCAATTCTTCTGACAATGGGAACCCTTCCAACCATTTGTTGGCAATTGAGCTTGATACCCAAATGAATCCTGAATTCAATGATATAAGCGATAACCATGTTGGAATTGATGTTAACAGCTTATTATCAAATGTATCTGCTAACGTCACATATTACTCCAATAGGGAACGGATTAATCGGAGCTTGGAGCTTGTAAGTGGGAGTCCATTGCAAGTTTGGATAGAGTATGATGGGTTTGAGAATGCACTCAATGTAACACTAGCTCCTATTAAAAGCCCCAAACCAGATCAGTCTCTCATGTCAACACGCATCAACCTTTCTTCAATTCTGTTGGATTCAATGTATGTTGGTTTCTCTGCAGCTACAGGACCAATTTTAGGGAACCACTATATTCTTGGTTGGAGTTTCAATAGAAGTGGGAAAGCACAGGGCCTAGATATTTCAGAGCTGCCTTCACTTCCTCATCAAAGAAAACCAAGGCTGAAAAGTAGTCTAGAAATTACAGTGTCAGTGACAACAGTATTCTTTGGGCTGACTATCATAATTGCAGGGACATTTTATATGTGGAGGAGGAAAAAGTACGAAGAAATACGTGAAGATTGGGAAAGGGAATATGGCCCTCATAGGTTTTCCTATAAGGATCTCTTCAAAGCTACCAGAGGTTTCATAGATGAAGAACTTCTTGGAGCAGGAGGTTTTGGTAAGGTTTATAGAGGAGTACTTCCCTCTTCGAAGGAACAAGTTGCAGTCAAGAAAGTTTCCCATGATTCAA contains the following coding sequences:
- the LOC131316540 gene encoding L-type lectin-domain containing receptor kinase SIT2-like, with amino-acid sequence MTSTPVSVYFLILLFACLNPLAMAVDENEFMYKGFNGANISLEGVAKIHSNGLLQLTNFSEHQIGRAFYKHPIRFNTSSSTLPQALSFSTHFVFAIVPEKTKQSSDGMAFTISPSMHFNQAVGNQYFGLLNSSDNGNPSNHLLAIELDTQMNPEFNDISDNHVGIDVNSLLSNVSANVTYYSNRERINRSLELVSGSPLQVWIEYDGFENALNVTLAPIKSPKPDQSLMSTRINLSSILLDSMYVGFSAATGPILGNHYILGWSFNRSGKAQGLDISELPSLPHQRKPRLKSSLEITVSVTTVFFGLTIIIAGTFYMWRRKKYEEIREDWEREYGPHRFSYKDLFKATRGFIDEELLGAGGFGKVYRGVLPSSKEQVAVKKVSHDSKQGMKEFVAEIVSMGRLRHRNLVQLLGYSRRKGELLLVYDYMPNGSLDKFLFSNEKPVLDWPQRFRIIRGVASALLYLHEEWEQVVLHRDVKASNVLLDDDLNGRLGDFGLARLHNHGANLETTRVVGTIGYLAPELSRTGKATTSTDVFSFGAFILEIACGRRPIELQQSPDAVVLVDWVFKKWKAGAILETSDPRLGGDYLEEAMVLVLKLGLLCTKSDAATRPSMRQVMQYLDGDVLLPEIIHDSTSIGTIGPGKYENNNFYSC